A region from the Drosophila ananassae strain 14024-0371.13 chromosome 2L, ASM1763931v2, whole genome shotgun sequence genome encodes:
- the LOC6500973 gene encoding gelsolin isoform X1 translates to MVAPGDATMAVISSLLVVFALSATLCSAGTLNARPAFPVQTGQIQPSGQNSKQPGRRIMHPAFANAGRSAGLEIWRIENFEPVAYPKNNYGKFYTGDSFIVLNTIENKKDKKLSWDVHFWLGSETSTDEAGAAAILTVQLDDLLNGAPVQHREVQDHESQLFLGYFKNGIRYEQGGVGTGFKHVETNAQGEKRLFQVKGKRNVRVRQVNLSVSSMNKGDCFILDAGSDIYVYVGAQAKRVEKLKAISAANQIRDQDHNGRARVQIIDDFSTDSDKQQFFDVLGSGSADQVPEESTADEDGAFERTDAAAVTLYKVSDASGKLQVDTIGQKPLTQAMLDTRDCFILDTGSGIFVWVGKGATQKEKTDAMAKAQEFLRTKKYPAWTQIHRIVEGAESAPFKQYFATWRDAGMQHTRLIRSALDIGSDDSLDVDEIDAVVTQLKKSGGRAIGFMPDHGQNTIESITQYVGKAGSSEVLVNTVPFSDNLPLLGFGSYVLSYSYEANNGDKGAIVYVWEGAKASAAVKERAFQEGQDLAAEKNALLVLTTQGHEPRHFYKIFKGKLLASYTALPVTSQLFRIRGTVESDIHASEVPADSSSLASGDAFALVSAKSHKIYIWNGLGASAFEKKAAVERFANYWDDAELEELEEGAEPEEFWEELNGEGQYDRSLGDSGAPLLEPRLFHCRITPQGLVKVEEVAQYEQEDLDTDDVMLLDAGDEIYLWVGSGASEEEKSKLLDMAKRYIRVEPTARTIETVSIISVPQGKEPRVFKRMFPAWDDDYWQNLPAYEDIKQQVLDANNEV, encoded by the exons ATGGTAGCGCCAGGCGACGCCACCATGGCAGTCATCTCGAG CCTGCTGGTGGTTTTTGCACTCTCGGCCACTCTTTGCTCAGCCGGCACTCTAAACGCCCGACCCGCATTCCCCGTACAAACCGGACAGATCCAGCCCTCCGGCCAGAACTCCAAACAGCCCGGTAGACGCATCATGCATCCCGCCTTCGCCAACGCTGGTCGCTCCGCCGGCCTGGAGATCTGGCGCATCGAG AACTTTGAGCCGGTGGCCTACCCAAAGAACAACTATGGAAAATTCTACACCGGAGACTCCTTCATCGTTCTGAAT ACCATCGAAAATAAGAAAGACAAGAAACTATCCTGGGATGTGCATTTCTGGCTGGGATCTGAAACATCCACTGATGAGGCCGGCGCCGCAGCTATTCTCACCGTCCAGCTGGACGATCTCCTCAACGGAGCACCTGTCCAACATCGCGAAGTGCAGGATCACGAATCGCAGCTGTTCCTTGGCTACTTCAAAAATG GCATTCGTTATGAGCAAGGCGGAGTCGGAACTGGCTTCAAACATGTGGAGACCAATGCCCAGGGCGAGAAGCGTCTGTTCCAAGTGAAGGGCAAGCGCAATGTGCGCGTCCGTCAAGTCAACCTCTCCGTCTCGTCGATGAACAAGGGAGATTGCTTTATTTTGGATGCCGGCAGCGATATCTACGTCTATGTGGGTGCTCAGGCCAAGCGCGTGGAGAAGCTGAAGGCCATCAGTGCCGCCAACCAGATCAGGGACCAGGACCACAATGGACGTGCCCGCGTTCAAATTATCGACGATTTCAGCACCGATAGCGACAAGCAGCAGTTCTTCGATGTGCTCGGATCCGGATCCGCTGACCAGGTACCTGAGGAGTCGACCGCTGACGAGGACGGTGCCTTCGAAAGGACCGATGCTGCGGCTGTGACCCTTTACAAGGTCAGCGATGCCAGTGGCAAGCTGCAGGTGGACACAATTGGCCAGAAACCACTGACCCAGGCTATGCTGGACACCCGCGACTGCTTTATTCTGGACACCGGCTCCGGTATCTTCGTGTGGGTTGGAAAGGGAGCCACCCAGAAGGAGAAAACCGATGCCATGGCCAAGGCTCAGGAGTTCCTGCGCACCAAGAAGTACCCGGCTTGGACCCAGATTCACCGCATCGTTGAAGGCGCCGAATCCGCACCCTTCAAGCAGTATTTCGCCACGTGGCGCGATGCTGGCATGCAACACACCCGCCTCATTCGCTCGGCTCTGGACATTGGCTCCGATGATTCCCTGGATGTGGACGAAATCGATGCGGTGGTGACGCAGCTTAAGAAGAGTGGAGGACGCGCCATTGGTTTCATGCCTGATCACGGTCAGAACACTATTGAATCTATTACCCAGTACGTGGGCAAGGCCGGTTCCAGCGAGGTCCTGGTGAACACCGTTCCCTTCTCAGACAACCTTCCTCTGCTTGGCTTCGGCTCCTACGTGCTGTCCTACAGCTATGAGGCCAACAACGGAGACAAGGGTGCCATCGTGTACGTTTGGGAAGGAGCCAAGGCCTCAGCCGCCGTTAAGGAGCGTGCCTTCCAGGAAGGACAGGATCTCGCTGCGGAAAAGAATGCTCTGTTAGTGCTGACAACCCAGGGGCACGAGCCACGACACTTCTACAAGATCTTCAAGGGAAAGCTGCTGGCCTCGTACACTGCTTTGCCGGTTACTTCGCAGCTGTTCCGCATCCGTGGCACCGTCGAGAGTGACATTCACGCCAGTGAAGTGCCCGCCGACAGTTCATCGCTAGCCTCTGGCGACGCCTTTGCCCTCGTATCGGCCAAGTCGCATAAGATCTACATTTGGAACGGTCTGGGAGCTTCCGCTTTCGAGAAGAAGGCCGCTGTTGAGCGTTTTGCGAATTATTGGGACGACGCCGAATTGGAAGAGCTTGAGGAGGGTGCCGAGCCTGAGGAGTTCTGGGAGGAGCTGAACGGCGAGGGCCAGTACGATCGGAGCCTTGGTGATAGTGGGGCCCCACTGCTGGAGCCGCGACTCTTCCATTGCCGCATTACACCCCAGGGACTTGTGAAGGTCGAGGAGGTGGCTCAGTACGAGCAGGAGGACTTGGACACCGACGACGTCATGCTTCTGGATGCTGGAGACGAAATCTACCTGTGGGTAGGCTCTGGTGCCTCAGAGGAGGAGAAATCCAAGCTTTTGGACATGGCTAAG CGCTACATCCGAGTGGAGCCCACCGCCCGTACCATTGAGACCGTCAGCATTATCAGTGTGCCCCAAGGAAAGGAGCCTCGCGTTTTCAAGCGCATGTTCCCCGCCTGGGACGACGACTATTGGCAG
- the LOC26515247 gene encoding ATP-dependent RNA helicase abstrakt translates to MYSVKRYRRSSKSSEDGEPDNDEYVPYVPVKERKKQHMMKLGRVVQLASETTQPKSSSENENDDDSQGAHDAETWGRKYKISLLDQHTELKKIAEAKKLSAVEKQLREEEKIMESIAQQKALMGVAELAKGIQYEEPIKTSWRPPRYIEAMPEEERQNIRKQMRILVEGENPSPPICSFREMKFHKGILNGLAAKGIKTPTPIQVQGLPTVLAGRDLIGIAFTGSGKTLVFVLPIVMFALEQEYSLPFERNEGPYGLIICPSRELAKQTHEIIQHYSKHLQACGMPEVRSCLAMGGLPVSEALDVISRGVHIVVATPGRLMDMLDKKILTLDMCRYLCMDEADRMIDMGFEEDVRTIFSFFKGQRQTLLFSATMPKKIQNFARSALVKPVTINVGRAGAASMNVTQQVEYVKQEAKVVYLLDCLQKTAPPVLIFAEKKQDVDCIHEYLLLKGVEAVAIHGGKDQEERSRAVDAYRVGKKDVLVATDVASKGLDFPNVQHVINYDMPDDIENYVHRIGRTGRSNTKGLATTLINKITEQSVLLDLKHLLIEAKQQVPEFLDELAPEAEHTLDLGDSHGCSYCGGLGHRITECPKLEAVQNKQASNIGRRDYLSNTAADY, encoded by the coding sequence ATGTATTCTGTGAAGCGGTATCGAAGATCCTCTAAGTCCTCTGAGGACGGAGAGCCGGACAATGATGAATATGTGCCGTACGTGCCGGTGAAGGAGCGCAAAAAGCAACACATGATGAAGCTCGGCCGGGTTGTGCAGCTTGCCTCCGAAACGACGCAGCCCAAGTCGTCGAGCGAGAATGAAAACGACGACGACTCCCAGGGAGCTCACGACGCCGAGACCTGGGGCCGGAAATACAAAATAAGCCTGTTGGATCAGCACACGGAACTTAAGAAGATCGCTGAGGCCAAGAAGCTTAGCGCCGTGGAGAAGCAGCTGCGGGAGGAGGAAAAAATCATGGAAAGCATTGCCCAGCAGAAAGCTTTGATGGGCGTTGCGGAGTTGGCCAAAGGCATACAATACGAGGAGCCTATCAAAACATCCTGGCGACCTCCGCGATACATAGAGGCCATGCCCGAGGAGGAGCGACAGAACATCCGAAAGCAGATGCGAATCCTAGTGGAGGGCGAGAATCCTAGCCCGCCCATTTGCAGTTTCCGCGAGATGAAGTTCCACAAAGGTATTCTTAATGGTCTGGCAGCAAAGGGCATCAAAACCCCCACACCGATCCAGGTGCAAGGGCTTCCCACTGTGCTGGCTGGACGCGATCTCATCGGCATTGCTTTCACGGGCTCTGGAAAGACTTTAGTGTTTGTGCTACCTATTGTCATGTTCGCCCTGGAGCAGGAGTACAGCTTGCCCTTTGAACGCAATGAGGGTCCCTACGGATTGATCATATGCCCGTCGCGGGAGCTTGCAAAGCAGACACACGAAATCATCCAGCACTACAGCAAGCATCTGCAGGCCTGCGGCATGCCCGAGGTGCGTTCCTGCTTGGCCATGGGCGGGTTGCCAGTCAGCGAGGCCTTGGACGTTATCTCCCGAGGAGTACACATTGTAGTTGCCACCCCTGGCCGATTGATGGATATGCTCGACAAGAAAATACTCACACTTGATATGTGTCGCTACCTGTGCATGGACGAGGCGGATCGGATGATCGACATGGGCTTCGAGGAGGATGTGCGCACCATATTCTCATTTTTCAAAGGTCAGCGACAGACCTTGCTCTTCTCTGCCACTATGCCCAAGAAAATTCAGAACTTTGCCCGATCTGCGCTCGTGAAGCCGGTTACAATAAATGTTGGTCGTGCTGGAGCGGCTTCCATGAACGTCACCCAGCAGGTGGAGTACGTAAAGCAGGAGGCAAAGGTGGTCTATCTGCTGGACTGTTTGCAAAAGACTGCGCCGCCCGTGCTCATTTTTGCCGAGAAGAAGCAGGATGTCGACTGCATACACGAGTACTTACTGCTGAAGGGAGTAGAAGCAGTTGCTATTCACGGCGGCAAGGATCAGGAGGAGCGATCACGCGCAGTTGACGCGTACCGCGTTGGCAAGAAAGACGTTTTGGTAGCCACCGACGTGGCATCCAAGGGTCTTGACTTTCCGAACGTCCAACATGTCATCAACTACGACATGCCCGACGACATCGAAAATTATGTCCATCGTATTGGCCGTACAGGTCGTTCCAACACAAAGGGTTTGGCCACCACGTTGATAAACAAAATCACCGAGCAGTCTGTCCTGTTGGATTTGAAGCACCTGTTGATCGAGGCCAAGCAGCAGGTTCCAGAATTCCTGGACGAGTTGGCACCAGAAGCCGAGCACACCTTGGATCTTGGCGATTCGCATGGATGCAGCTACTGCGGCGGTCTGGGTCATCGGATCACGGAGTGTCCCAAACTGGAGGCTGTCCAGAACAAGCAAGCTTCGAATATTGGACGTCGCGACTATCTGTCTAATACTGCAGCGGATTACTAG
- the LOC6500973 gene encoding gelsolin isoform X2, with product MHPAFANAGRSAGLEIWRIENFEPVAYPKNNYGKFYTGDSFIVLNTIENKKDKKLSWDVHFWLGSETSTDEAGAAAILTVQLDDLLNGAPVQHREVQDHESQLFLGYFKNGIRYEQGGVGTGFKHVETNAQGEKRLFQVKGKRNVRVRQVNLSVSSMNKGDCFILDAGSDIYVYVGAQAKRVEKLKAISAANQIRDQDHNGRARVQIIDDFSTDSDKQQFFDVLGSGSADQVPEESTADEDGAFERTDAAAVTLYKVSDASGKLQVDTIGQKPLTQAMLDTRDCFILDTGSGIFVWVGKGATQKEKTDAMAKAQEFLRTKKYPAWTQIHRIVEGAESAPFKQYFATWRDAGMQHTRLIRSALDIGSDDSLDVDEIDAVVTQLKKSGGRAIGFMPDHGQNTIESITQYVGKAGSSEVLVNTVPFSDNLPLLGFGSYVLSYSYEANNGDKGAIVYVWEGAKASAAVKERAFQEGQDLAAEKNALLVLTTQGHEPRHFYKIFKGKLLASYTALPVTSQLFRIRGTVESDIHASEVPADSSSLASGDAFALVSAKSHKIYIWNGLGASAFEKKAAVERFANYWDDAELEELEEGAEPEEFWEELNGEGQYDRSLGDSGAPLLEPRLFHCRITPQGLVKVEEVAQYEQEDLDTDDVMLLDAGDEIYLWVGSGASEEEKSKLLDMAKRYIRVEPTARTIETVSIISVPQGKEPRVFKRMFPAWDDDYWQIQLLQWILQWFRFLEFLFLVQYWFVLIEFVLAF from the exons ATGCATCCCGCCTTCGCCAACGCTGGTCGCTCCGCCGGCCTGGAGATCTGGCGCATCGAG AACTTTGAGCCGGTGGCCTACCCAAAGAACAACTATGGAAAATTCTACACCGGAGACTCCTTCATCGTTCTGAAT ACCATCGAAAATAAGAAAGACAAGAAACTATCCTGGGATGTGCATTTCTGGCTGGGATCTGAAACATCCACTGATGAGGCCGGCGCCGCAGCTATTCTCACCGTCCAGCTGGACGATCTCCTCAACGGAGCACCTGTCCAACATCGCGAAGTGCAGGATCACGAATCGCAGCTGTTCCTTGGCTACTTCAAAAATG GCATTCGTTATGAGCAAGGCGGAGTCGGAACTGGCTTCAAACATGTGGAGACCAATGCCCAGGGCGAGAAGCGTCTGTTCCAAGTGAAGGGCAAGCGCAATGTGCGCGTCCGTCAAGTCAACCTCTCCGTCTCGTCGATGAACAAGGGAGATTGCTTTATTTTGGATGCCGGCAGCGATATCTACGTCTATGTGGGTGCTCAGGCCAAGCGCGTGGAGAAGCTGAAGGCCATCAGTGCCGCCAACCAGATCAGGGACCAGGACCACAATGGACGTGCCCGCGTTCAAATTATCGACGATTTCAGCACCGATAGCGACAAGCAGCAGTTCTTCGATGTGCTCGGATCCGGATCCGCTGACCAGGTACCTGAGGAGTCGACCGCTGACGAGGACGGTGCCTTCGAAAGGACCGATGCTGCGGCTGTGACCCTTTACAAGGTCAGCGATGCCAGTGGCAAGCTGCAGGTGGACACAATTGGCCAGAAACCACTGACCCAGGCTATGCTGGACACCCGCGACTGCTTTATTCTGGACACCGGCTCCGGTATCTTCGTGTGGGTTGGAAAGGGAGCCACCCAGAAGGAGAAAACCGATGCCATGGCCAAGGCTCAGGAGTTCCTGCGCACCAAGAAGTACCCGGCTTGGACCCAGATTCACCGCATCGTTGAAGGCGCCGAATCCGCACCCTTCAAGCAGTATTTCGCCACGTGGCGCGATGCTGGCATGCAACACACCCGCCTCATTCGCTCGGCTCTGGACATTGGCTCCGATGATTCCCTGGATGTGGACGAAATCGATGCGGTGGTGACGCAGCTTAAGAAGAGTGGAGGACGCGCCATTGGTTTCATGCCTGATCACGGTCAGAACACTATTGAATCTATTACCCAGTACGTGGGCAAGGCCGGTTCCAGCGAGGTCCTGGTGAACACCGTTCCCTTCTCAGACAACCTTCCTCTGCTTGGCTTCGGCTCCTACGTGCTGTCCTACAGCTATGAGGCCAACAACGGAGACAAGGGTGCCATCGTGTACGTTTGGGAAGGAGCCAAGGCCTCAGCCGCCGTTAAGGAGCGTGCCTTCCAGGAAGGACAGGATCTCGCTGCGGAAAAGAATGCTCTGTTAGTGCTGACAACCCAGGGGCACGAGCCACGACACTTCTACAAGATCTTCAAGGGAAAGCTGCTGGCCTCGTACACTGCTTTGCCGGTTACTTCGCAGCTGTTCCGCATCCGTGGCACCGTCGAGAGTGACATTCACGCCAGTGAAGTGCCCGCCGACAGTTCATCGCTAGCCTCTGGCGACGCCTTTGCCCTCGTATCGGCCAAGTCGCATAAGATCTACATTTGGAACGGTCTGGGAGCTTCCGCTTTCGAGAAGAAGGCCGCTGTTGAGCGTTTTGCGAATTATTGGGACGACGCCGAATTGGAAGAGCTTGAGGAGGGTGCCGAGCCTGAGGAGTTCTGGGAGGAGCTGAACGGCGAGGGCCAGTACGATCGGAGCCTTGGTGATAGTGGGGCCCCACTGCTGGAGCCGCGACTCTTCCATTGCCGCATTACACCCCAGGGACTTGTGAAGGTCGAGGAGGTGGCTCAGTACGAGCAGGAGGACTTGGACACCGACGACGTCATGCTTCTGGATGCTGGAGACGAAATCTACCTGTGGGTAGGCTCTGGTGCCTCAGAGGAGGAGAAATCCAAGCTTTTGGACATGGCTAAG CGCTACATCCGAGTGGAGCCCACCGCCCGTACCATTGAGACCGTCAGCATTATCAGTGTGCCCCAAGGAAAGGAGCCTCGCGTTTTCAAGCGCATGTTCCCCGCCTGGGACGACGACTATTGGCAG ATTCAACTTCTGCAATGGATTCTGCAGTGGTTTCgttttttggaatttctatttcttgttcaaTATTGGTtcgttttaattgaatttgttttagcattttga
- the LOC6499620 gene encoding iron-sulfur cluster assembly scaffold protein IscU produces the protein MSLVRNSSRLLRSQLKRVQSVPVALYHENVVEHYENPRNVGSLDKKDATVGTGLVGAPACGDVMKLQIKVDENGKIVDAKFKTFGCGSAIASSSLATEWVKGKSIDEAGKLKNTDIAKELRLPPVKLHCSMLAEDAIKAALADYKVKQQKKQGN, from the exons atgtcgTTGGTTCGTAACTCATCCCGTTTGTTGCGATCGCAGTTGAAACGCGTCCAGAGCGTTCCCGTGGCATTGTACCATGAAAAT GTCGTTGAACATTATGAAAACCCGCGCAACGTGGGATCTCTGGACAAGAAGGATGCCACCGTGGGCACTGGGTTAGTGGGGGCTCCCGCTTGCGGCGATGTGATGAAATTACAAATCAAGGTCGACGAAAATGGCAAGATTGTGGATGCCAAGTTCAAAACCTTTGGCTGCGGCTCAGCTATCGCCAGTAGCTCGCTGGCCACCGAGTGGGTCAAGGGAAAGTCTATTGACGAAGCTGGAAAATTGAAGAACACCGACATCGCCAAGGAGTTGCGCTTGCCGCCTGTGAAACTGCATTGCTCCATGCTGGCCGAGGATGCCATCAAAGCCGCCTTAGCCGACTACAAGGTCAAGCAGCAAAAGAAGCAGGGCAACTGA
- the LOC6499621 gene encoding putative protein TPRXL, translated as MTYSHNSVRNNIRMTTAAATKSIRLKKGAASNAASPSVASSSSPSPTSVSASSPVTPLVTAHSNSIASSTNITPNNSNLLSSSSPTSCTPILSGLSTPNNQQQRPRQSQSQSAGSQRRQQQQQQRQSPPQQGGGGGGAFFFANNNRRNGGGRSPQGSVAVRQSPATILGGGFSPTMVAAAGGSARKQRKSPPLGGKVSPQTMQQQQHPLIPTALTHFAGSKCFDAPAPTALPKPPQHWTLSKSEEKPARPMAAMSLPKFQMPLMPMVRSSKRNLLDEFDTHNLKLLLNVQS; from the coding sequence ATGACATACTCGCACAATAGCGTTAGGAACAACATCAGAATGACAACCGCAGCCGCCACCAAGTCCATACGATTGAAAAAGGGAGCAGCATCCAACGCTGCATCCCCCTCGGtagcatcatcatcatccccATCCCCGACATCCGTATCAGCATCCTCGCCAGTCACGCCCTTGGTAACTGCACATTCCAACAGTATTGCCAGCAGTACAAACATTACACCCAACAACTCCAATTTGTTGAGCTCCTCCTCGCCCACTAGCTGCACCCCAATCCTGTCCGGCCTCTCCACGCCGAACAATCAGCAACAGCGGCCCAggcagtcccagtcccagtccgcCGGATCCCAGCGccgtcagcagcagcagcagcagcggcaatCACCACCGCAGcaaggcggcggcggcggcggagcCTTCTTTtttgccaacaacaacaggaggAATGGAGGAGGACGATCTCCACAGGGATCAGTTGCAGTGCGCCAGTCGCCAGCCACCATTCTGGGCGGAGGTTTCTCGCCAACCATGGTGGCGGCCGCTGGGGGATCGGCTCGGAAGCAGCGCAAGAGCCCGCCACTGGGTGGAAAGGTTTCGCCCCAGActatgcagcagcagcagcacccaCTCATACCCACCGCACTGACGCATTTTGCGGGCAGCAAGTGTTTCGACGCCCCGGCTCCTACGGCACTCCCAAAGCCACCCCAGCACTGGACTCTGTCCAAGTCGGAGGAGAAGCCGGCGAGGCCAATGGCGGCGATGTCGTTGCCCAAGTTCCAGATGCCGCTGATGCCGATGGTGCGTTCATCGAAGCGCAATCTCCTCGACGAGTTCGACACGCACAATctgaagctccttctgaacgtGCAGTCGTAA
- the LOC6500972 gene encoding vasotab has product MRFALFVFLACCLLAITVAIPAKDSKKPAANACVKSCGDAYEPICGKAKNSNKERLITFGSPCVMANYNCQHADQQFEQKSNGECGGGASVLLS; this is encoded by the exons ATGCGTTTCGCTCTGTTTGTCTTTCTGG CCTGCTGCCTTTTGGCAATTACTGTGGCTATCCCAGCCAAGGACAGTAAGAAGCCTGCTGCTAATGCGTGCGTTAAATCATGTGGGGATGCTTACGAACCCATTTGCGGTAAAGCCAAGAATTCCAACAAGGAGCGCCTCATTACCTTCGGAAGCCCTTGTGTCATGGCCAACTACAACTGTCAGCACGCCGACCAAC AATTTGAACAAAAATCAAATGGCGAATGTGGAGGTGGAGCCAGCGTACTCCTTTCCTAA